In Plasmodium yoelii strain 17X genome assembly, chromosome: 6, one DNA window encodes the following:
- a CDS encoding PIR protein codes for MNKELCKRFKNVWEDFPDTLGSDRNYKFKDNKHFNKYCNNNCDDNLGKINAASLYLLNEFFGDSSLFKNHNKINIVEYIMIWLSYMLSLIENNDNSVSNLKFFFNIYVNGGNYDSNYNNLLNQKTYYLDMDNNIIINFYKAFKLLCEMYTEFDENKQNCAKCSKKASEFAKKYKELSENYGITSNSPYIQVLSTLSTDYNKLKNECNDISSFPSIVTPQFYEQSSQVTLSSSSIANKLFIVFSIFGAIGIFLGISYKYSLFGFRKRFQKQHLREKLKNIKKRMNH; via the exons atgaataaggaattg tgtaaaaGATTCAAAAATGTGTGGGAGGATTTTCCCGATACATTGGGCAGTGATAGAAACtataaatttaaagataataaacATTTCAATAAgtattgtaataataattgtgATGATAATCTCGGAAAAATTAATGCTGCATCTTTATATTTGCTTAATGAATTTTTTGGGGATTCTTCTTTGTTTAAGAATCATAATAAAATCAATATTGTTgaatacattatgatatggttaagttatatgttaagtCTAAtcgaaaataatgataacaGCGTCAgcaatttaaaatttttttttaatatatatgtaaatggTGGTAATTATGAtagtaattataataatcttttaaatcaaaaaacatattatttggatatggataataatattataattaatttttataaagcatttaaattattatgtgaaaTGTATACTGAATTTGATGAAAACAAGCAAAATTGCGCAAAATGCTCGAAAAAAGCTAGTGAAtttgctaaaaaatataaagaacttAGTGAAAATTATGGCATTACTAGTAATAGTCCCTATATTCAAGTATTGTCTACtttatcaactgattataataaattaaaaaatgaatgtaaTGATATTTCATCCTTTCCATCGATAGTAACACCACAATTTTATGAACAAAGTTCTCAAGTTACATTATCAAGTTCATCGATagcaaacaaattatttatagttttctcgatatttggtgcaataggaatttttttgggaatttcttataag tattcgctatttggatttcggaaacgatttcaaaaacaacatttaagagaaaagctaaaaaatataaagaagagaatgaatcattaa
- a CDS encoding PIR protein has translation MGQNKINGTEYLVKRDNRICGTFHTLRLLFPDEMNDSGEYIFKGRNYTNYLRKSNYTDIDKINGYCLWLFKQFYGDRISFSNNVNNNMYVVTSIFGWLSYKLNQKAENGITKLDDFYNKYMQSVEEYNTPIENDTQYKTYIDFINKNKELMNIDIKVMSKFYDALKNLCKMYSELLDAKYKGDEYLKYVNNFADNYNILFNDTNSNLLKQILSAASNDYNYIKNELNVESIKNQFPELQKEKKEIQVPGPISVKSNVSDNLSGMSSPSSDTKVSDSETEVLNSETTLSSSLIINKLISIPFILVVTLISLGIAYKYSLFGFWKRSKKQHLREKLKK, from the exons atgggacaaaataaaataaatgggACAGAATACTTAGTTAAAAGGGACAACAGAATA TGTGGTACGTTTCATACTTTGAGATTACTTTTTCCTGATGAAATGAACGATTCCggagaatatatttttaaaggtCGAAATTACACAAATTATTTGCGTAAATCAAATTATACCGAtattgataaaattaatggtTATTGCTTATGGTTatttaaacaattttatGGGGATCGTATATCTTTTTCGAATAATGTAAATAACAATATGTATGTTGTTACATCCATTTTTGGgtggttaagttataagtTAAATCAAAAAGCAGAAAACGGAATCACTAAATTAGACGACTTTTATAATAAGTATATGCAAAGTGTCGAGGAATATAACACGCCTATAGAAAATGATACACAATATAAAACCTATattgattttataaataaaaataaggaaTTGATGaatattgatattaaagttatgtctaaattttatgatgcacTTAAAAATTTGTGTAAAATGTATAGTGAGCTTTTAGATGCGAAGTATAAAGGCGacgaatatttaaaatatgttaataattttgctgataattataatattctttttAATGATACGAACAGTAATTTACTAAAACAAATACTGTCTGCTGCATCAAAcgattataattatataaaaaatgaattaaacgTTGAATCTATAAAGAATCAATTTCCAGAACTtcaaaaggaaaaaaaagaaatacaaGTTCCTGGACCAATCTCAGTAAAATCTAATGTGAGCGATAATTTGAGTGGAATGTCATCACCAAGTTCTGATACTAAAGTATCAGATTCTGAAACTGAAGTATTAAATTCTGAAACGACACTATCAAGTTCATTGATAATAAATAAACTAATTTCAATTCCATTTATATTGGTTGTAACATTAATTTCATTAGGAATTgcatataag tattcgttatttggattttgGAAACGATctaaaaaacaacatttaagagaaaagctaaaaaaataa
- a CDS encoding fam-a protein, protein MNKIYMKTVFSLLGSFLYVNNKVIASDPFLRRSSSDNLISTFANGVSEDIYEQNTDVMCTDTEEAKKAEEIMKEAVTLLQQHAQSEEDYNLYHKYDEEATVYFKKHEDTDIGKLELKIRNPDHYNDIVKILWDPNGAKHFDGNFINGKLVRVYNPNLVIVQLRSRSLVGLAQEYLYALAYKVEVSENETIIVHASADIYDHNDTYEYSYRNTILESANSFQTEIDPEDDIVNGEIIKTYINLSGCIIKKEDEYVNLTCVNSIDVESPNMEDLILKVVKSIKMATISNLKNTFENN, encoded by the exons atgaataaaatatacatgaAAACTGTGTTTTCTCTTTTGGGTTCTTTCCTATATGTAAACAATAAAGTCATTGCAAGCGATCCTTTTCTAAGGAGATCATCTTCAGACAATCTTAt ATCCACTTTTGCCAATGGTGTTTCGGAAgatatatatgaacaaaatacaGACGTAATGTGTACAGATACTGAAGAAGCTAAAAAAGCAGAAGAAATTATGAAAGAGGCTGTAACTCTTTTACAACAACATGCTCAAAGTGAAGAagattataatttatatcataAATATGATGAGGAAGCAACTgtttattttaagaaacaTGAAGATACAGACATTGGAAAACTCGAGCTTAAAATCCGCAATCCAGATCAT TATAATGATATCGTCAAAATATTATGGGATCCCAATGGTGCCAAACATTTCGatggaaattttattaatg ggaAACTTGTACGTGTATACAATCCCAATTTAGTAATTGTTCAACTTCGATCCAGAAGTCTTGTGGGACTAGCCcaagaatatttatatgctttaGCCTACAAAGTTGAA GTATCAGAAAATGAAACAATAATTGTTCATGCATCAGCAGATATATATGATCATAACGATACTTATGAATATAGCTATAGAAACACAATTTTAGAAAGCGCAAATTCATTCCAAACCGAAATTGATCCTGAAGATGATATTGTAAATGGAGAGATAATAAAAacgtatattaatttatctggatgtatcattaaaaaagaagatgAATATGTTAATCTTACTTGTGTCAACTCT ATTGATGTTGAATCTCCCAATATGGAAGACCTTATTCTTAAAGTAGttaaatcaataaaaatggcaactatttccaatttaaaaaatacatttgaaaataattaa
- a CDS encoding reticulocyte binding protein, putative, translating to MKKYIYIINLAAFFISGNIICATKIEENNNKHAPKLNNYNPYHNLKENDFDNSNFSNGKQYDNKNNSINNEKNIQPYLINNNSFQNKKNINNAKLTLYNEYNKTNNLDHFRNFSHEHEKTNNRLIEINKSFLQITVISQINRIVLDVVDTIYGVNDNDENVLWFFYNPLYSSEYILKILDKLKISQSNDISKLKKAHDDIYNNIARIKELCEPKKSELIKELDKIHNPFYNFYNNPPMDDYNSYTTSKTNFISCLTNELEKIKNKPNDIISSEEGVYKKNCKNNRKLKDLDKKDSEFCKNVTYLGPSCNRSWDVPKDNEVIPFINFLITELEKNNSLKNLVTKLEFIKKQNEDIQNKHNKHIEICKKEEVSVNKCTKTIIDNTNCDQHFNEIKKIGESYSIIKYNHTVLEYLESIRLTYKHSLLYFLKLIGDALINKVDSDGNIIEKDEISDFNLLKPQSTFKSLEAEFLKIFENKWDFYKNTQNLNGTKDPMKNTISLILPLMNQFKGLNESMIKLKNSGILRKYTISNQIKNKLNVSTYPEGREGFTSSLELAKSWEKTKLETITELTKSNEETVRLEKEIRELFKKYLDEEAERKYLEGLKLELNKKIKDIIAKIEYVKNTVELKKEIEKNNAYIDELANQSPYKVTGYIENKNTIYNTIKSYFDQIYEGDIDTFYNELSSIVKEDPIDDIEDKTKLENLRSKIDNVYDKIQKMEIETVKSHLNNIETNNKLPNTILEIKKYIYDEISKELNKMLEDFKNKEKELSNKISDYDKKREQLSEYKSKMLEIRNHYNSQTNVDNTKEEEAKQNYDKSNEHMTTIPTNEDEISKIISEVKTMKDEILSKVNTYIDFNKKYKETVNSEHSQFTELTDKIKAEVSDKELKKCEQSFNDNKSLINETKNSIEKEYQNINTLKKVDEYIKVCKSTKESITKFSSKQTILKDMLNQNIKTVKETNSIDKSYIEKFEQILTGKQTKLENKFTEFSLNNHEANNNELIKYFSDLKANLGINEENMLYNQFTEKEKTFNDIKEKNIHINEEISKIEIKIHASIYNISEETEREIGINIESLNTKVFEKVKENVTNLNKIKEKLKHYDFSDFGKEGNIKYTDKIKKINDDIMAVSQQIDQHINGLDDIQKKSESYVSEMKEQINKLEKVSNTEISNDNVEGIKKKQQIIVTKIDKKKNIYEEINKLLSEISKIEKDNTSLEKVKDINLSYGQNLGNLFLEQIDEEKKKAENTIKSMEAYIDDLDNIKKKSQEIETEMDIKMDINKEMEALKISHDDDKKCHDKSKNHKENISDIYDKSSKIIQDFSRESDINDIKNKLQKNVSESQNHNSDINQCLNEVANIYNILKLNKIKKIIDKVKEYTSEIEKNKKNINDELNNSEKVIKKIEGDLSLKECRSKINSTLDDKDIDECIKNINVLKKNILNEETNITNHFKNAEEYNKIVLSNFNNIEMADNKSQYILEIKKNNGTNDHDYNIKELKSHKDKSNGYKTEADQNKKAIQKNKELFEQYKEEVTVLLNKYYAVELKNKFDKTKNDSKQIIKEIKDAHNYCTLESGKSEKKMNEIKNEKIHIEDEVANNDKSNKAITSIKVSVEPFKTKIIKINEIRTKSDDCLKETNDLEKQISNLSIDTQETKLTENGKQLKTLEELLESLKKQKKNIEDQKKELDEVNSKIKNIENTVNQHKKNYEIGIVEKINEIAKTNKNQIESTKELIKPTIQHIISSFNANDLEGIDSDENLGKYNTEMGNIYEEFIKSYNLITNYLETVSKESITYNQIQNKRIDTQKELLKNIENVNKAKSYLDYIKENEFDRIVTHFKKKLNTVNDNFKNEYSKVNEGFDNISNSINTVKNSTDENSLLNILNQTKEMYANIVNNTYYSYKYEAENIFRNIPKLANTLNIKIKNSSGIDLFKDIKIAILSYLDSKTEDTLIFIPSPQKKTETYTKISDSYSILLDILKKSQELQKKEQQTLKLIFENRRLYEKVQATNELRGTLSDLKYKKEKILSEVKLLLHKSNELNKLSCNFQNYDTILESSKYDQVKEKSNNYKQEKEKLGIDFNVTDMEEKFNNDIKVIEELENNYDSSEENNNILQSKQKLKELTNKFNAEIKKIDDKIIEKNDLIDKLIETRKNCMLFTHTTLAETLKIKITDYSKFIESATKFSKEFLKYIGDTSNSLNDDIATLQLKYDLHQINKYVTSKLSDATNDNNNLIEKEKEATQAIKNLTKLFTIDSNNIDANALHNNKIQMVYFNSELHKSIESIKQLYKKMHVFKLLNIGQINGKYFDISKQFDNILQLQESELTANLNDLKEIGQKISDKKNKFLHALNETPIPNFNTLKEIYHDIVKYKRQIDEIENITSEENENITLYIDTITKLKEKVQSILNFVTTYENDSNIIKQHIQDTNENDVSKIKESLKTTIQSFQEILNKINGIKAQFYDNNNINNINNTISTISQDVNDVKKHISKDLTIENELIEIQKSLEDIKNSTYEIRSEQITNYVNTIRNYVEQQTNKIQNNSNKDEIDDIIQKILNYNKESETKLPTITGNKNNVTSIISRINKVINLIESEYGNNNNVSYNVAKKLEEDANSIILDLDKSQNILKDLIQQNLKIIDDLKNKKQEIENRNNLQTINREQEITQTEHVNNTYHHDINDINDINDINDTNDINQNHQNSSSDKKDYSKTRDTENSVKYAGAIAFALVGCYIIIRIKEKRDKNEMEFDKSKGFYDDGESTLFEREDEVIEIDMNEDLSFN from the exons atgaaaaaatatatttatattattaatttggctgcattttttatttccggTA ATATAATTTGTGCAACCAAAATTGAGGAAAATAACAACAAACACGCCCCAAAGTTAAACAATTATAATCCATATcataatttaaaagaaaatgatttTGATAATTCAAACTTTTCAAATGGAAAAcaatatgataataaaaataattccattaataatgaaaaaaatatacagccatatttaataaataacaactcctttcaaaataaaaaaaacataaacaATGCAAAACTCACattatataatgaatataataagaCAAATAATCTTGATCATTTTAGAAATTTTAGTCATGAAcatgaaaaaacaaataacaGATTAATTGAAATTAATAAGTCTTTTTTACAAATAACCGTTATATCTCAAATTAATAGAATTGTACTCGATGTAGTCGATACCATATATGGTGtaaatgataatgatgaaaatgtaTTATGGTTTTTTTATAACCCTCTATATTCTTCTgaatatattctaaaaatattagataaattaaaaatatctcAATCCAATGATATAAGTAAATTGAAGAAAGCTCATgatgatatttataataatatcgCAAGAATAAAAGAGTTATGCGAACCTAAAAAAAGTGAATTAATAAAGGAACTTGACAAAATACACAAtcctttttataatttttataataatccTCCGATGGATGATTATAACTCATATACAACATCAAAAACAAACTTTATAAGTTGCTTAACAAATGAacttgaaaaaataaaaaataaaccaaATGATATTATTTCATCTGAAGAAGGCGTATATAAAAagaattgtaaaaataacaGAAAACTCAAGGATCTTGATAAGAAAGATTCtgaattttgtaaaaatgtGACGTATCTCGGTCCAAGTTGTAATAGAAGCTGGGATGTTCCCAAAGATAATGAAGTGATtccatttataaattttctaataaccgaattagaaaaaaacaatagTCTAAAGAATCTTGTAACAAAACtagaatttataaaaaaacaaaacgaagatattcaaaataaacataataaacACATagaaatatgtaaaaaagaAGAGGTTTCTGTGAATAAATGTACCAAAACTATTATTGATAATACTAATTGTGATCAACATtttaatgaaattaaaaaaatagggGAGTCATAtagtattataaaatataatcataCAGTTCTAGAATATTTAGAATCAATACGTCTTACTTATAAACATTccttattatactttttaaaATTGATAGGGGACGCATTAATAAACAAAGTAGATTCAGATGgaaatataatagaaaaagaTGAAATTTCTGATTTTAATTTGTTGAAACCACAATCTACATTCAAATCATTAGAAGCTGAATTCcttaaaatatttgaaaacAAATGggatttttataaaaatacacaaAATCTTAATGGCACCAAAGATCCAATgaaaaatacaatatcaTTAATTTTACCACTTATGAATCAATTTAAAGGTTTGAATGAATctatgataaaattaaaaaatagtgGAATTTTAAGAAAATACACAATTAGTAatcaaatcaaaaataaattaaatgtaTCAACTTATCCAGAAGGAAGGGAAGGGTTTACATCTTCCCTAGAATTAGCGAAAAGTTGGGAAAAAACAAAGCTGGAAACAATAACGGAATTGACAAAAAGCAATGAAGAAACTGTTCGATTGGAAAAAGAAATTAGAgagttatttaaaaaatatttagatGAGGAGGCTGAAAGGAAATATTTAGAAGGCTTAAAATtagaattaaacaaaaaaataaaagacatAATTGCCAAAATCGAATATGTTAAAAACACAGTTGAATTAAAGaaagaaatagaaaaaaacaatgCATACATTGATGAATTAGCTAACCAATCACCATATAAAGTTACGGGATATATAGAAAacaaaaatacaatatataatacaataaaatcatattttgaCCAAATTTATGAAGGTGACATTGATACATTTTACAATGAATTATCTTCTATAGTTAAAGAAGATCCCATTGATGATATAGAAGACAAAACGAAACTTGAAAATTTAAGATCGAAAATAGATAATGTATATGATAAAATCCAAAAGATGGAAATTGAAACAGTTAAATCACATctaaataatatagaaacTAACAACAAACTACCAAACACAATTTTggagataaaaaaatatatatatgatgagATTAGTAAAgaactaaataaaatgttagaagattttaaaaacaaagaAAAAGAACTATCAAATAAGATAAGTGACTACGATAAAAAACGTGAGCAATTAAGTGAATATAAATCTAAAATGTTAGAAATCAGAAATCATTATAATAGTCAAACTAATGTAGACAATACAAAAGAAGAAGAAGCCAAACAAAACTACGATAAATCCAATGAGCACATGACAACAATACCAACCAACGAAGatgaaatatcaaaaatCATCAGTGAAGTAAAAACTATGAAAGACGAAATCTTAAGTAAagtaaatacatatattgattttaacaaaaaatataaagaaactGTCAATTCAGAGCACAGTCAATTTACTGAATTAacagataaaataaaagcagAAGTTTCGgataaagaattaaaaaaatgtgaacaaagttttaatgataataaatctTTAATTAATGAAACAAAAAACTCCATTGAAAAGGAATACCAAAACATTAATACCCTTAAAAAGGTAGATGAGTATATAAAAGTATGTAAAAGCACCAAAGAGTCAATAACAAAATTTAGTAGTAAACAAACTATATTAAAAGACAtgttaaatcaaaatattaaaacCGTAAAGGAAACTAATTCAATAGACAAATCTTATATAGAAAAGTTTGAACAAATATTAACAGGTAAACAGACAAAATTAGAAAACAAATTCACAGAATTTTCTTTAAATAATCACGAagcaaataataatgaattgataaaatattttagtgATTTAAAAGCAAATTTAGGaataaatgaagaaaacATGTTATATAATCAATTCactgaaaaagaaaaaacttttaatgatattaaggaaaaaaatatccaTATAAATGAAGAAATTTCAAAAAtcgaaataaaaattcatgcatcaatttataatattagtGAAGAAACAGAAAGAGAAATTGGAATAAATATAGAATCACTAAATACCAAAGTATTTGAAAAGGTAAAAGAAAACGTAACCaatttgaataaaataaaggaaaaattaaaacattaTGATTTTAGTGATTTTGGGAAAGaaggaaatataaaatatactgataaaattaaaaaaattaatgatgaCATTATGGCTGTAAGTCAACAAATCGATCAACATATAAATGGATTAGAtgatatacaaaaaaaatcagAAAGCTATGTTAGTGAAATGAaagaacaaataaataaattagaaaaGGTATCAAATACCGAAATATCTAACGATAATGTAgaaggaataaaaaaaaaacaacaaatcATAGTAACAAaaatagacaaaaaaaaaaatatatatgaggaaataaataaattattaagtgaaatatcaaaaatagaaaaagatAACACATCGTTAGAAAAAgtaaaagatataaatttatcataTGGACAAAATTTAGGCAACCTATTTTTGGAACAAATTGATgaagaaaagaaaaaggCTGAAAATACGATAAAATCAATGGAAGCATATATAGATGAtcttgataatataaaaaaaaaatcacaaGAAATAGAAACAGAAATGGACATAAAAATGGACATAAATAAGGAAATGGAAGCGCTTAAAATATCACATGATGATGACAAAAAATGTCACGATAAAAGTAAGAATCATAAAGAAAACATTTCTGATATCTATGATAAATCttcaaaaataatacaagACTTTTCTAGGGAATCagatataaatgatattaaaaacaaGTTACAGAAAAATGTTTCTGAATCTCAAAATCATAATAGTGATATTAATCAATGTTTAAACGAAGTTGcgaacatatataatattttaaaattaaataaaattaaaaaaattattgacAAAGTAAAAGAATATACTAGTGAAATtgaaaagaataaaaaaaacataaatgatgaattaaataattcagaaaaagtaattaaaaaaatcgaaGGCGATTTAAGTTTAAAAGAATGTAGATCGAAAATAAATTCAACTTTAGATGATAAAGATATTGATGAATGTATAAAGAATATTAAcgtcttaaaaaaaaatattttaaacgAAGAAACTAATATCACCaatcattttaaaaatgccgaagagtataataaaattgtattatcaaactttaataatatagaaatgGCTGATAATAAATCACAATACATAttagaaattaaaaaaaataatggcaCTAATGACCATGATTATAATATCAAAGAATTGAAAAGCCACAAGGATAAGTCTAATGGTTATAAAACCGAGGCtgatcaaaataaaaaagcaatccaaaaaaataaggaattaTTTGAacaatataaagaagaagtAACTGtacttttaaataaatattatgcggtagaattaaaaaataaatttgataaaacaaaaaatgattCAAAACAAATCATAAAGGAAATAAAAGACGCACACAACTATTGTACATTGGAATCAGGCAaatctgaaaaaaaaatgaatgaaataaaaaacgaaaaaattcatattgAAGATGAAGTTGCTAACAATGATAAATCTAATAAAGCAATAACATCTATTAAAGTATCCGTAGAGCCATTCAAAAcaaaaatcataaaaataaatgaaataagaACAAAATCAGATGATTGCTTAAAAGAGACCAACGACTTAGAGAAACAAATATCAAATTTATCTATAGATACTCAAGAAACAAAACTAACAGAGAACGGGAAACAATTAAAAACCCTTGAGGAACTTTTAGAATCTctcaaaaaacaaaaaaaaaatattgaagaccaaaaaaaagaattagaTGAAGTTAACtccaaaattaaaaatatagaaaatactGTAAATCAGCATAAAAAGAATTACGAAATTGGAAttgtagaaaaaataaatgaaatcgccaaaacaaataaaaaccAAATTGAATCAACaaaagaattaataaaaccAACAATACAACATATAATATCTTCTTTTAACGCTAATGATTTAGAAGGTATTGACAGTGATGAAAACCtgggaaaatataatacagaAATgggtaatatatatgaagaatttattaaatcatACAATCTaataacaaattatttagaaACGGTTTCAAAAGAATCCATAACATATAATCAAATTCAAAATAAACGAATAGACACACAAAAGGAactcttaaaaaatatagaaaatgtaaataaagcCAAATCCTATTTagattatataaaagaaaatgaatttgATAGAATAGTcacacattttaaaaaaaaattaaatactgtgaatgataattttaaaaacgaATATTCAAAAGTTAATGAAGGGtttgataatatttcaaACTCTATTAATACTGTTAAAAATTCAACTGATGAAAAttcattattaaatatactaAATCAAACAAAAGAAATGTATGCAAATATTGTCAATAACACATATTATAGTTATAAATATGAGGCAGAAAACATATTTAGAAATATTCCGAAATTagcaaatactttaaatattaaaataaaaaacagcTCAGGAATAGATTTATTTAAAGATATTAAAATAGCTATATTATCTTACTTGGACTCCAAAACAGAAGATACTCTAATCTTTATTCCATCtccacaaaaaaaaacagaaacatatacaaaaataagtGATTCTTACAGTATTCTTcttgatatattaaaaaaaagtcaGGAATTGCAGAAAAAAGAACAACAAACATTAAAGCTTATATTCGAAAACCGACGTTTATATGAAAAGGTTCAAGCAACTAATGAATTAAGAGGCACATTAAgtgatttaaaatataaaaaagaaaaaatattaagtgAAGTTAAACTACTTTTGCATAAATCTAacgaattaaacaaattatcATGCAACtttcaaaattatgataCCATTTTAGAATCGTCAAAGTATGATCAAGTCAAAGAAAAAAGcaataattataaacaagaaaaagaaaaactaGGGATAGATTTTAATGTAACAGATATGGaagaaaaatttaataatgatattaaaGTTATAGAagaattagaaaataattacgATTCTTCAgaggaaaataataatattttacaatCTAAACAAAAACTAAAAGAACTAACTAACAAATTTAATgctgaaataaaaaaaattgatgataaaataatagaaaaaaatgatttaattGATAAATTAATAGAAACGAGAAAGAACTGCATGCTTTTTACACATACAACGTTAGCCGAGACTCttaaaatcaaaataactGATTACTCGAAATTCATAGAATCTGCAACTAAATTTTCAaaagaatttttaaaatacatTGGTGATACTTCCAATTCTTTAAATGATGACATCGCCACATTGCAACTAAAATATGATTTACatcaaataaacaaatatgtAACAAGTAAACTTTCAGATGCAactaatgataataataatttaatagaaAAGGAAAAGGAAGCAACTCAGGCAATCAAAAACTTGACCAAGCTATTTACAATAGATTCAAATAACATCGATGCCAATGCATTacacaataataaaatacaaatggTTTATTTCAATTCTGAACTTCATAAATCAATCGAATCCATAAAACaactttataaaaaaatgcatgtctttaaattattaaatataggTCAAATTAAtggaaaatattttgatatatccaaacaatttgataatattttacagTTGCAGGAAAGTGAATTAACAGcaaatttaaatgatttaaaGGAAATTGGTCAAAAGATTtctgataaaaaaaataaattcctTCATGCACTAAATGAAACTCCAATTCCTAACTTCAATACACTTAAAGAGATATATCATGATATTGTTAAGTATAAACGTCAGATAGatgaaatagaaaatattacTAGCGAAGAAAACGAAAATATAACCTTATATATAGACACAATTACCAAATTAAAGGAGAAAGTCCAAAGcattttaaattttgttaCAACATATGAAAATGATAGTAATATAATCAAGCAACATATTCAAGACactaatgaaaatgatgtatcaaaaattaaagaatCTTTAAAAACCACAATTCAATCATTTCAGGAAAttctaaataaaataaatggaaTCAAAGCCCaattttatgataataataatataaataatataaataatactaTATCTACCATATCACAAGATGTAAATGAtgttaaaaaacatatttctAAGGATTTAACTATAGAAAACGAACTTATCGAAATACAAAAGAGTTTAgaagatattaaaaattctactTATGAGATCAGAAGCGAGCAAATAACCAATTATGTCAATACTATACGAAATTATGTTGAACAACAAACTAACaaaattcaaaataattcaaataaagATGAAATAGACgatataatacaaaaaatccttaattataataaagaatCAGAAACAAAATTACCCACCATTACaggtaataaaaataatgttacaTCAATAATCTCTCGTATTAACAAAGTCATTAATTTAATCGAATCAGAATAtggtaacaataataatgtatCATATAATGTTGCCAAAAAACTTGAAGAAGATGCCAATAGCATAATTCTTGATTTAGATAAGAGTCAAAACATCCTTAAAGATTTAATACagcaaaatttaaaaattatagacgatttaaaaaataaaaaacaggAGATAGAAAATCGTAATAATTTACAGACTATTAATAGGGAACAAGAAATAACGCAAACAGAACATGTTAACAATACATATCATCATGATATTAATGACATTAATGATATTAATGATATTAATGATACAAACGATATAAATCAAAATCACCAAAACTCAAGTTCAGATAAAAAAGACTATTCCAAAACAAGAGATACAGAAAATTCGGTTAAATATGCCGGAGCAATTGCATTTGCCTTAGTAGGatgttatataattataagaataaaagaaaaaagggataaaaatgaaatggaATTCGATAAATCTAAAGGTTTTTATGATGACGGTGAAAGTACGCTTTTTGAAAGAGAAGATGAAGTTATAGAAATAGATATGAACGAGGATTTATCATTTAATTAA